Proteins encoded together in one Tripterygium wilfordii isolate XIE 37 chromosome 14, ASM1340144v1, whole genome shotgun sequence window:
- the LOC120014844 gene encoding uncharacterized protein LOC120014844, whose translation MAVSLNSVVGFNSKLQSRHQNTSRSYVGFLAPKAAQFTSPFVMFGSRNFMKENKWGFCLSVANSDQLASDMSDKGSGNSGTSLSDNQFSAPNSPSPDSPGGINEFQNTEDDESRSQVSGNSNGSVLSSPIKQETPSSPNMRSTPKRASLTARERLKAARVLNRYTDFKSSKPEMGRKLLDALKESDKGKKRSRLPEAPTNLFDDRDRGMPKQGLTFQFPGGADLFFIAFSFVFISTVMFATTYIVWKVGAIHFNEY comes from the exons ATGGCCGTTTCCCTGAATTCAGTTGTTGGTTTCAACTCAAAG TTGCAATCTAGGCACCAGAATACATCGAGGTCTTATGTGGGATTTTTGGCACCAAAGGCAGCTCAATTTACATCTCCCTTCGTAATGTTTGGTTCAAGGAATTTTATGAAGGAAAATAAGTGGGGATTTTGCCTCTCAGTTGCAAATAGTGATCAGCTTGCATCAGACATGAGTGATAAGGGTAGTGGAAATTCTGGAACATCACTATCTGATAATCAGTTTTCAGCACCAAATTCCCCCTCACCGGATTCTCCAGGAGGAATTAATGAGTTTCAAAATACAGAAGACGATGAATCAAGGTCTCAAGTATCTGGGAATTCTAATGGTTCAGTGCTTTCTTCACCTATTAAGCAGGAGACACCATCGTCTCCCAACATGCGATCCACACCAAAAAGAGCGTCTCTAACAGCAAGAGAGAGGCTAAAAGCAGCCCGTGTTCTTAATCGTTATACAGATTTTAAGTCATCAAAACCAGAAATGGGTAGGAAATTATTGGATGCTCTGAAAGAAAGTGATAAGGGAAAGAAAAGATCTCGCCTTCCTGAGGCCCCTACAAACTTGTTTGATGACAGAGACCGGGGCATGCCTAAGCAGGGTCTTACTTTTCAGTTTCCTGGGGGCGCTGATCTCTTCTTCATagccttttcttttgtctttatCAGCACTGTAATGTTTGCTACAACTTACATCGTCTGGAAGGTCGGTGCTATCCATTTTAACGAGTACTAG